A single window of Drosophila suzukii chromosome 3, CBGP_Dsuzu_IsoJpt1.0, whole genome shotgun sequence DNA harbors:
- the pbl gene encoding protein ECT2 isoform X4: MEPGEKTAKGRWKLILGPPALKYAAEMKQTLGQNSRPIYNYAMRGVVTCFTGIRKKDELTKLVNLIHSMGGCIKKDLNTKTTHLICNHSGGEKYQYAKTFRLTVVRPAWVFAAWADRNSLEFDATQEGFTKTHRLKAFEGQKICFFGFPAEEHQHMVDVLLENGGVCAELDDPECSHVVVEEHSTATKPEPKNNHTHILKSDWFWYTIQNGYANEMDYLFGDYLDSITNTPNTDRRDSLPISFNKRKRKRFSQRIALEGTPLGSGKRRSSVSDAGHLSFDCTSSPDKLESEKLLHAEPEASDATPAKKSMRFNHFMDFYTTESNYVGILDTILNLFKNKLEELAETNDPLLNKSEIKTIFGNFLPIHEVHQSMLEHLRKLHANWREDCLIGDIIIQHRDELIKAYPPYVNFFEQMKEQLQYCDREYPRFHAFLKINQTKPECGRQGLQDLMIRPVQRLPSISLLLNDILKHTSSGNADHSRLEEALKAIKQVTLHINEDKRRTESRMAIFDIFNDIDGCPAHLVSSNRSFILKCEVNELSDSLSGRGDSLVLYLFSDSIELCKRRSKGFNTAKSPSTAKTHKHLKLISLNTIRLVIDISDSPRAFGLLLRGDKEKLYTFTISDEETDKSVYVKKLCNQIAAHTCRTDADKLLICRTSQELEVDISDVNVSTLSKAFKLAAKTRLKVGRAFSFNKTPNKLKRAVSTMMTSPFGSTNSLTPASQLAQMRLASCTNINEVDDEDCASMRSSSPSTGSEILVVPPLSVQPTRKNKAVVGRI; this comes from the exons ATGGAACCAGGGGAGAAAACTGCAAAAGGAAGGTGGAAACT TATTCTTGGACCGCCGGCTTTGAAGTACGCGGCCGAGATGAAACAGACACTGGGCCAGAACTCGCGGCCCATTTATAATTACGCGATGCGCGGCGTGGTCACTTGCTTCACGGGCATACGAAAGAAGGATGAGCTG ACCAAGCTGGTTAATCTCATTCACTCCATGGGCGGCTGCATCAAGAAGGACCTGAACACAAAGACCACGCATTTGATTTGCAATCACAGTGGCGGCGAAAAGTACCA GTACGCCAAAACCTTTCGGTTGACCGTGGTTCGTCCTGCTTGGGTGTTTGCCGCCTGGGCGGATCGCAATTCCCTGGAGTTCGACGCCACGCAGGAGGGCTTCACCAAGACGCATCGTCTGAAGGCCTTCGAGGGCCAGAAGATTTGCTTCTTTGGCTTCCCCGCCGAGGAGCATCAGCACATGGTGGATGTACTTTTAGAGAACGGAGGCGTTTGCGCCGAACTCGACGATCCGGAGTGCTCACATGTC GTGGTCGAAGAGCACTCAACTGCAACAAAGCCGGAGCCCAAAAATAATCACACGCACATCCTGAAATCAGACTGGTTCTGGTATACCATACAGAATGGCTATGCCAACGAGATGGACTATCTGTTTGGCGAC tATTTGGACAGCATTACGAATACGCCGAATACAGATCGTCGGGACTCGTTACCCATTAGCTTTAACAAGCGGAAACGCAAGCGTTTCTCGCAGCGCATCGCACTGGAGGGCACACCCTTGGGCTCTGGAAAGCGACGATCCTCCGTCTCGGATGCCGGTCACCTGTCCTTTGACTGTACCTCCAGTCCGGACAAACTGGAGTCGGAAAAGCTGCTGCATGCCGAACCGGAAGCGAGTGATGCCACACCAGCCAAGAAATCGATGCGATTTAACCACTTCATGGACTTCTATACCACAGAGTCCAACTATGTGGGCATATTAGATACCATACTGAAT CTCTTCAAAAACAAACTGGAGGAGTTGGCCGAGACCAATGATCCACTGCTCAACAAGTCCGAGATCAAGACCATCTTCGGCAACTTTCTGCCCATCCACGAGGTTCACCAGAGTATGCTGGAGCATCTGCGCAAGTTGCATGCCAACTGGCGGGAGGATTGCCTCATTGGTGACATCATCATCCAACACCGTGACGAGCTGATCAAAGCCTATCCACCGTACGTTAACTTCTTCGAGCAAATGAAGGAGCAACTGCAGTATTGCGATCGGGAATATCCGCGTTTCCACGCCTTCCTGAAGATTAATCAGACGAAACCGGAGTGCGGACGTCAGGGCTTGCAGGATCTGATGATACGGCCGGTACAGCGGTTGCCCAGTATCAGTCTGCTGCTGAATGACATCCTAAAGCACACGAGCAGCGGCAATGCGGATCACAGTCGATTGGAGGAGGCACTGAAGGCCATCAAGCAGGTGACACTGCACATCAACGAGGACAAGAGGCGCACCGAATCGCGCATGGCCATCTTTGATATATTCAATGATATCGACGGTTGTCCGGCGCATTTAGTGAGTTCCAACCGCAGTTTCATCTTGAAATGCGAGGTCAATGAGCTCTCCGACTCTTTGAGTGGTCGTGGTGATAGCCTGGTCCTGTACCTATTTTCCGATTCCATCGAGCTGTGCAAGCGACGTTCCAAAGGATTTAATACCGCAAAATCACCGAGCACAGCCAAGACGCATAAGCATCTTAAGCTGATATCGCTGAATACGATACGGCTGGTGATTGACATCTCGGATAGTCCAAGGGCTTTTGGATTACTCCTGCGCGGCGATAAGGAGAAGCTTTATACGTTTACGATCAGCGACGAGGAGACGGACAAGTCGGTGTACGTAAAGAAGTTGTGCAACCAGATTGCAGCTCATACCTGCCGAACAGATGCG GACAAACTCTTGATTTGTCGTACCTCCCAGGAACTGGAGGTGGACATAAGCGATGTGAATGTCAGCACGCTGAGCAAGGCCTTCAAACTGGCGGCCAAAACGCGACTCAAG GTGGGTCGTGCCTTCTCCTTCAACAAGACACCCAATAAGCTGAAACGAGCCGTTTCCACCATGATGACATCGCCTTTTGGCAGCACCAACTCCCTGACGCCCGCCTCTCAATTGGCCCAAATGCGTTTGGCCAGCTGCACGAATATAAAT GAGGTTGATGATGAGGACTGTGCAAGCATGCGAAGCAGTTCGCCGTCAACGGGATCCGAGATACTAGTGGTGCCGCCACTCTCCGTGCAACCCACGCGGAAAAACAAGGCCGTTGTGGGCCGCATTtag